From Arcticibacter tournemirensis, one genomic window encodes:
- a CDS encoding glyoxalase: protein MKHNALSIRPFIGAIDFELCRNFYYDLGFQEVILSPVLSLFKTGQLGFYLQDAYVKDWIENTMIFLEVENVSQFWNDLQALGLKEKYPNVKLSPIRDESWGRECFVHDPSGNLWHFGEFAK from the coding sequence ATGAAACATAACGCGCTCTCAATAAGGCCATTCATTGGTGCTATTGATTTTGAACTTTGTCGTAACTTTTACTACGATCTTGGCTTTCAGGAAGTCATTCTGTCTCCGGTACTATCCTTGTTTAAAACCGGACAATTAGGTTTCTATCTTCAGGACGCATATGTGAAAGACTGGATTGAAAATACAATGATCTTTCTCGAAGTCGAAAATGTTAGTCAGTTTTGGAATGACCTGCAGGCTTTAGGTCTTAAAGAAAAGTACCCGAATGTAAAACTAAGTCCCATACGTGACGAATCCTGGGGGAGGGAATGTTTCGTCCACGATCCGTCTGGTAATCTATGGCACTTCGGAGAATTTGCCAAGTAG
- a CDS encoding TonB-dependent receptor: MLITISLSYSQSTTGTIAGKVRTSDGAPAELVTVLIKGVASTTTNKNGEFTLKNIPSGKHTLTARLIGVKPVSRETVIRAGETIDVELVLAASDEQLQEVVVSGSRTNKFAVKESQYVSKMPLKNLENPQVYSVVSSELIKEQVITTFDDALKNAPGVDKLWSSTGRAGDGAGYFSLRGFAVQPTLINGLPGLTNGALDVANIERIEVIKGPSGTLFGSSVISYGGLINTVTKKPFDTFSAEVNYTAGSFGLNRAAIDLNSPLDAEKKLLFRVNAAWHDENSFQDAGLKRNRYIAPSLTYRMNDRLSFEVNAEFLSTKNTNAAMLFFNRAAPLLWTNLDQVGYNPENSFTSNDLTIKNPITTFQGQINYKISDHWTSQTLVSAGSAKSDGYYSYLYERGRESTSTDQIFDRYINRQDAETHTTDIQQNFIGDFNIGQLRNRLVVGLDYFNRRSKDNSSAWVADGAITTDGNDTGNLTPEGVDALIAAADAAVPSDGRQQVFSAYASDVINFTPQLSAMLSLRIDRFKNGGETVSEDNKYEQTAWSPKFGLVYQPVLDKLSLFANYLNGFANVAPVTSGGVVTVFDPEQANQWEVGIKTNLMDGKITGTLSYYDIRVTDKVRQIAMNEYVQDGENYSRGISFDFITNPIEGLNILAGYNYNNSKITQTGVNDYAGRRPEEAGPKHTANAWVSYKFLKGAIKGFGLGFGGNYAGENPILNRATTGTFTLPSYTVLNASASYGFRKWNLIFKLDNLTDKEYYKGWSTIEPMRPRSFAVNLGYKF, translated from the coding sequence ATGTTAATTACTATATCCCTTTCTTATTCACAGTCAACAACCGGAACTATCGCTGGAAAGGTTCGTACCTCAGACGGAGCACCTGCTGAGCTGGTGACAGTGCTAATTAAGGGTGTTGCCTCCACCACTACCAATAAGAACGGTGAGTTTACTTTGAAGAATATCCCATCGGGAAAACATACTTTAACAGCCCGACTGATTGGAGTAAAACCAGTTTCCCGCGAAACAGTGATACGCGCCGGAGAAACTATCGATGTTGAACTCGTTCTGGCTGCCAGTGACGAGCAACTTCAGGAGGTGGTGGTAAGCGGAAGCCGTACGAATAAATTTGCCGTTAAGGAAAGTCAATACGTTTCGAAAATGCCGTTGAAGAATCTTGAAAATCCGCAGGTATACTCGGTGGTATCCTCTGAGCTGATTAAAGAACAGGTGATCACCACATTCGACGATGCCCTTAAAAATGCGCCTGGTGTCGACAAACTATGGTCATCTACCGGTCGGGCGGGCGATGGAGCGGGCTATTTCTCTCTTCGCGGCTTTGCGGTACAACCTACACTGATCAACGGGCTTCCCGGATTGACAAATGGAGCTCTGGATGTTGCCAATATCGAACGTATTGAAGTAATCAAAGGGCCATCAGGCACCTTGTTCGGAAGCAGCGTGATATCGTATGGCGGCTTAATCAATACGGTTACAAAAAAGCCATTCGATACCTTCTCGGCAGAAGTGAACTATACTGCCGGCAGCTTCGGATTAAACCGTGCAGCTATTGATCTTAATTCCCCTCTCGATGCTGAAAAGAAATTGCTTTTCAGGGTAAATGCTGCATGGCACGATGAAAACAGTTTTCAAGATGCAGGACTGAAGAGAAACCGCTATATCGCTCCTTCACTGACTTACCGGATGAATGACCGGTTGAGCTTTGAAGTAAACGCTGAGTTTTTGAGCACAAAAAACACGAACGCTGCCATGCTTTTCTTCAATCGGGCAGCGCCGTTATTATGGACAAACCTGGATCAGGTGGGTTATAATCCAGAGAACTCATTCACAAGCAATGATCTGACTATCAAAAATCCTATTACTACCTTCCAGGGCCAGATAAATTATAAAATTTCTGATCACTGGACCTCTCAAACCCTGGTGTCTGCCGGATCAGCTAAATCGGACGGGTACTATTCTTACCTGTATGAAAGGGGTCGGGAATCTACCTCCACTGATCAGATATTCGATCGTTATATTAACCGTCAGGATGCAGAGACCCACACTACAGATATTCAGCAGAACTTTATTGGCGATTTCAATATTGGCCAACTCCGCAACAGGCTTGTAGTGGGACTGGATTATTTTAACCGCCGGAGTAAAGATAACAGCAGCGCCTGGGTGGCTGATGGCGCCATTACAACAGATGGCAACGACACAGGAAACCTTACTCCGGAAGGAGTAGATGCCCTGATTGCTGCAGCGGATGCCGCTGTTCCCAGCGATGGCAGACAGCAGGTTTTCAGTGCTTACGCTTCTGATGTGATTAATTTCACACCGCAGCTTTCTGCCATGCTGAGTCTGCGGATCGACAGGTTTAAAAATGGAGGCGAGACCGTTTCGGAGGATAATAAATACGAGCAGACAGCATGGTCTCCAAAGTTCGGCCTGGTTTATCAGCCGGTATTAGATAAGCTTTCTTTATTCGCCAACTACTTAAATGGCTTTGCTAATGTCGCGCCGGTAACTTCAGGTGGTGTAGTTACTGTTTTCGACCCGGAACAGGCAAATCAATGGGAAGTAGGTATTAAAACCAACCTGATGGACGGAAAGATTACGGGAACCCTGAGCTACTACGACATTCGGGTAACCGACAAAGTTCGTCAGATCGCTATGAACGAATATGTTCAGGACGGGGAGAATTACAGTAGAGGCATCAGTTTCGACTTCATCACAAACCCTATTGAGGGGCTGAACATCCTTGCAGGATATAACTATAATAACAGCAAGATCACACAAACAGGGGTTAACGACTATGCCGGGCGTCGCCCAGAAGAAGCTGGTCCGAAGCATACCGCGAATGCATGGGTAAGCTATAAATTTCTGAAAGGAGCAATCAAAGGATTTGGACTGGGCTTCGGAGGCAACTATGCCGGGGAAAACCCAATACTCAACCGTGCTACTACCGGAACTTTTACCCTCCCATCTTATACGGTATTAAACGCGTCGGCTTCGTACGGATTCCGGAAATGGAACCTCATCTTCAAGCTCGACAACCTCACCGACAAAGAATACTATAAGGGATGGTCGACCATCGAACCGATGCGGCCACGTTCTTTTGCCGTTAATCTGGGTTATAAGTTCTAA
- a CDS encoding PepSY-associated TM helix domain-containing protein — protein MKKRKPAKSRFRKIIGWLHLWIGIITGVVIFIVSITGCLFVFEEELFDIFHSKITHVAETGPQKPVSLLIANAQKKLGKDKPIKTLVLKNGVNKSFVFEAYEAKKPDEWGLSYFSQVDYMNRVFVNQYTGEVLGIVDVKYEFFNIVEQLHRQLLLVKPLGRLIVGICILLFVFMLLSGIILWWPKNYKQFKRSIKIKWNSKWKRINYDLHNSLGFYVLPAALLIAVTGLVWSFSWWENGIYQIMGGNDKKLFRRELPALTGTADTTLNKTDAIYAKLRKAVKNDWEHLVLNLPDESNKQAMAFVHISNNKDGWKGASYFYFDGRDGRLFDTMPHEKKSLAMKWRNSNYYIHTGGIYGLWTKILAFIASLVCASLPITGFLIWWGKHNKKYKNSRVATMRSSIKNRPMVHIF, from the coding sequence ATGAAAAAGAGAAAGCCTGCAAAATCACGATTCAGAAAAATAATAGGCTGGCTGCATCTCTGGATAGGAATTATCACGGGTGTAGTGATATTTATTGTTTCTATAACCGGGTGTCTCTTCGTCTTTGAAGAAGAGCTGTTTGATATATTTCACTCCAAAATTACCCATGTAGCAGAAACAGGCCCACAAAAGCCTGTTTCTTTATTGATTGCCAATGCACAAAAAAAACTAGGAAAAGACAAGCCGATAAAGACGTTGGTATTAAAAAATGGAGTAAACAAAAGCTTTGTTTTTGAAGCGTATGAAGCTAAAAAGCCTGATGAATGGGGACTTTCCTATTTCAGCCAGGTGGATTACATGAATCGTGTTTTTGTAAATCAGTATACCGGCGAAGTACTGGGCATTGTAGATGTAAAATACGAATTTTTCAATATCGTGGAGCAACTGCACCGTCAGCTATTATTGGTTAAGCCGCTTGGCAGATTAATAGTAGGAATATGTATCCTGCTTTTTGTATTCATGCTCCTAAGCGGTATCATTTTGTGGTGGCCTAAAAACTATAAACAATTTAAAAGGAGCATTAAAATAAAATGGAATTCAAAATGGAAACGTATCAATTATGACCTTCACAACAGCCTTGGTTTCTATGTACTTCCTGCTGCCCTGCTGATTGCTGTGACTGGATTGGTTTGGTCATTCTCCTGGTGGGAAAATGGCATTTACCAGATCATGGGAGGAAACGACAAGAAATTATTTCGCCGGGAACTTCCGGCACTGACGGGCACAGCAGATACAACATTAAACAAAACCGACGCAATCTATGCCAAATTGAGGAAGGCTGTTAAAAACGACTGGGAACATCTTGTTCTTAATCTGCCGGATGAAAGCAATAAACAAGCTATGGCCTTTGTACATATCAGCAATAATAAAGATGGCTGGAAAGGAGCCAGTTACTTTTATTTCGATGGAAGAGATGGGCGTTTATTCGATACAATGCCGCATGAAAAAAAATCATTAGCTATGAAGTGGCGAAATTCAAATTATTACATCCACACAGGCGGCATCTATGGATTGTGGACGAAAATCCTTGCCTTCATAGCCAGCTTGGTTTGTGCCAGTTTACCCATTACCGGTTTCCTCATCTGGTGGGGAAAACATAATAAAAAATATAAAAATTCTCGGGTCGCCACGATGCGATCATCGATTAAAAACAGGCCGATGGTTCATATATTTTAA
- a CDS encoding exo-beta-N-acetylmuramidase NamZ domain-containing protein, with protein MKFVSFLLLFILVSLKTPAKPACSESKTKTVVTGADQTEKYLPYLNGKRVGMLVNQTSIIGHTLSVDSLRSLGVDIRMIFGPEHGFRANASNGAHVADEVDPKTGIPIISLYGQKRKPSEKNMAGIDVMIFDIADVGCRFYTNINTLADIMEACAEAGKELIILDRPNPNAYVDGPVLDMKFQSGIGKFPIPVTHGMTIGEFAQMINGEGWLPGKTRCKLRIIPVKNYNHDMMYTLPVSPSPNLNTQQSILLYPSLCLFEGTIISQGRGTYMPFTVLGSPALKGLYNFSFTPKSIHGLSEEPLHKNQTCYGLDLRNYNAEQMHKEGRINLKWMIELYKAYPEKEKFFDYTQSTAMGRIERLIGNDVFKQQIISGLSEEEIRRSWEPGLSAYKQMRKKYLIYQ; from the coding sequence ATGAAGTTCGTATCATTCTTATTGTTGTTTATCCTGGTTTCATTAAAAACACCAGCCAAACCAGCTTGTTCAGAAAGTAAAACTAAGACGGTTGTAACTGGCGCTGACCAGACAGAAAAGTATCTACCCTATTTGAATGGAAAGCGGGTAGGCATGTTGGTAAACCAAACTTCTATTATAGGGCATACACTGAGCGTCGACAGTCTTCGCTCTCTTGGAGTAGACATCCGGATGATTTTCGGACCGGAACATGGTTTTCGCGCCAATGCAAGTAACGGCGCTCATGTTGCTGATGAAGTTGACCCGAAAACCGGAATCCCAATCATATCTCTATACGGACAAAAACGCAAACCATCGGAAAAAAACATGGCGGGTATCGACGTTATGATCTTTGATATTGCTGATGTAGGTTGTCGGTTCTACACTAATATTAATACCCTTGCTGACATCATGGAAGCATGTGCTGAGGCTGGAAAAGAACTGATTATCCTCGATCGCCCCAATCCAAACGCTTATGTAGACGGTCCGGTGCTTGATATGAAGTTCCAATCGGGAATCGGAAAATTCCCCATACCCGTCACTCACGGCATGACCATCGGAGAGTTCGCCCAGATGATAAATGGCGAAGGCTGGCTTCCTGGAAAAACGAGGTGTAAGCTCCGTATTATTCCTGTAAAGAATTACAATCACGATATGATGTATACGCTGCCTGTGTCGCCCTCTCCAAACCTGAATACTCAGCAGTCTATATTGCTTTATCCTTCGCTATGTTTATTCGAGGGTACAATCATCAGTCAGGGCCGGGGTACTTATATGCCATTTACCGTACTGGGAAGTCCGGCATTAAAAGGCTTATATAATTTTTCCTTCACTCCTAAATCTATTCACGGATTATCAGAGGAGCCTTTGCATAAAAACCAGACCTGCTACGGCCTGGACTTGAGGAATTACAATGCAGAACAAATGCATAAAGAAGGACGTATCAACCTAAAGTGGATGATTGAACTGTATAAAGCTTATCCGGAAAAAGAAAAATTCTTTGATTATACCCAAAGCACTGCTATGGGAAGAATAGAGCGGCTGATTGGTAACGACGTTTTTAAGCAGCAAATCATCTCGGGACTGAGCGAAGAAGAGATCCGCAGGAGCTGGGAGCCGGGGCTTAGCGCTTATAAGCAAATGCGCAAAAAATATCTTATCTACCAATAG
- a CDS encoding ABC transporter permease produces the protein MILNFLKTSLRYLYRNKMFTALNILGLSIGISACWVIFCVVDYEFSFDNSIPRKEHIYRVISGFVYDGRESLNGGVPKPLPELINTQVAGVTKVVRVYAEQMDKVGITGSKGFNEPENLVRTDKGYFTMVPYKWLAGSPETVFSGEDEVVLTESRANKYFPGISADKLIGKTISYNDTIKKAISGVVRDLELPTAFIGKEFFSIKKRVYEEAEWTSTNGDDKVYIELADQADPEKVLKDINRNSKERSDAYNRKTNDFFTGNIKQWHELRSLRDIHFSPEIGEAGHKMSKTVVYGLMIIGFFLLLLAAINYVNLSTAQIPQRTKEFGVRKTLGGARNHLIGQIFTETFLIAIFSLLLSFAFSRMIFIALKDIIPDEVPQYINYKIGAAFFLVMAVFLPLIAGAYPAALVSKVDPLAIIRKRVSIPLTGRLNLRKSLIVFQFLVAQIFIIATLIVASQMHFVMRKELGFNRNAVVLVDIPWNIRQKEEYKSKQFSLLNEIRNVPGVVKVSLGDPPMQGGYSSSQFSYNGPKGKTTTGQLYRKEVDSSYIGLYGIKLIAGRNLRQSDIAGELVINETAVKHFGFKSPEDALGKMMENGDGKLTIVGVIKDFHSQTFYNRIDPTALFMNKAELGTFNIKLNSDASESWQQTIGLIRKKWNEFYPADYFGYKFYDQNIEEMYKHEKNVSLLINLSTLISVVISCLGLFGLASLTAFQRTREIGIRKVLGATVSGIIKMLSVDFIKLILVSITIGLPISWYAMNKWLEGFAYRIHIHWWMLISGGTVVIVIALLTISFQAFRAASARPVESLKVE, from the coding sequence ATGATATTAAATTTCCTTAAAACCAGCCTTCGTTATCTTTACAGGAATAAGATGTTCACAGCCCTGAATATTTTGGGTCTAAGTATAGGCATTAGCGCATGCTGGGTCATATTCTGTGTAGTGGATTATGAATTCAGTTTTGATAACAGCATCCCCCGCAAAGAGCATATATACCGTGTGATTTCAGGTTTTGTATACGATGGAAGAGAATCCTTAAACGGTGGTGTTCCCAAACCATTGCCTGAGCTTATCAATACGCAGGTTGCGGGGGTTACAAAAGTGGTCCGCGTTTATGCAGAGCAGATGGATAAGGTTGGAATTACAGGCAGTAAGGGCTTTAACGAACCTGAGAACCTTGTAAGAACAGACAAGGGGTATTTCACTATGGTGCCATATAAATGGCTGGCGGGAAGCCCGGAAACGGTCTTCTCCGGAGAGGATGAAGTAGTATTAACTGAGAGCAGGGCAAATAAATACTTCCCGGGGATTAGTGCCGACAAGTTAATAGGAAAAACTATCTCTTATAATGATACGATAAAAAAAGCCATTTCAGGGGTGGTCCGCGATCTTGAGTTACCCACCGCTTTCATCGGTAAAGAGTTTTTTTCTATAAAGAAACGAGTATATGAGGAGGCTGAATGGACCAGTACAAACGGCGACGATAAAGTTTACATTGAACTCGCTGATCAGGCGGATCCTGAGAAGGTTTTAAAAGATATTAACCGGAACTCAAAAGAAAGATCAGATGCGTACAATCGAAAAACAAATGACTTTTTTACCGGGAATATAAAGCAATGGCATGAGTTAAGGTCTCTGAGAGACATACATTTTTCTCCTGAGATAGGTGAGGCGGGGCACAAGATGAGTAAGACCGTGGTTTATGGGTTAATGATCATTGGTTTTTTTCTGCTGTTGCTTGCAGCTATCAACTATGTTAACCTCAGTACAGCGCAAATACCGCAGCGAACAAAAGAGTTTGGCGTGCGGAAGACACTGGGTGGAGCCCGCAATCATTTAATAGGACAGATATTCACAGAAACATTTTTAATTGCGATATTTTCGCTTCTATTGTCGTTCGCGTTTTCCAGAATGATATTTATTGCTTTAAAAGACATTATCCCAGATGAAGTACCGCAATACATAAATTATAAGATAGGAGCAGCCTTTTTTCTGGTGATGGCAGTTTTCCTTCCACTGATTGCCGGAGCCTATCCTGCCGCATTGGTCTCTAAAGTCGATCCTCTTGCGATTATAAGGAAGCGTGTTTCCATTCCGCTAACGGGCAGGTTAAATCTCAGAAAAAGCCTGATTGTTTTCCAGTTTTTAGTCGCCCAGATTTTTATCATTGCTACTCTTATTGTAGCCAGCCAGATGCATTTTGTGATGAGAAAAGAGCTCGGTTTTAATCGAAATGCCGTGGTTCTTGTAGATATTCCGTGGAACATTCGGCAGAAAGAAGAATATAAAAGTAAACAGTTCTCTTTGTTAAATGAGATACGGAACGTGCCCGGCGTTGTAAAGGTATCTTTGGGAGATCCTCCAATGCAAGGCGGATATTCAAGTAGTCAGTTTTCCTATAATGGCCCGAAGGGTAAAACAACGACCGGACAGCTCTACAGAAAGGAGGTTGATAGCAGTTATATCGGTTTATATGGAATTAAACTTATCGCCGGAAGGAACCTTCGTCAGTCGGATATTGCAGGCGAACTGGTAATCAATGAAACAGCTGTGAAACACTTCGGATTTAAGTCACCGGAAGATGCTCTCGGGAAAATGATGGAGAACGGGGATGGTAAATTGACAATAGTGGGCGTTATCAAAGATTTTCATTCCCAAACGTTTTATAATCGCATAGATCCAACAGCTCTATTTATGAATAAAGCCGAACTGGGTACTTTCAATATCAAACTGAATAGCGACGCTTCCGAAAGCTGGCAGCAGACTATTGGGCTCATTCGAAAAAAATGGAACGAATTCTATCCGGCTGATTATTTTGGGTATAAATTTTATGATCAGAACATCGAAGAAATGTATAAGCACGAAAAGAACGTTTCTTTACTAATAAACCTGTCGACTTTAATATCTGTTGTGATCAGTTGCCTTGGCTTGTTCGGATTAGCGTCACTTACTGCTTTTCAACGGACAAGGGAGATCGGTATACGTAAAGTTTTGGGCGCTACAGTGAGCGGGATCATAAAAATGTTATCTGTCGATTTTATTAAATTGATACTTGTTTCAATCACCATTGGACTGCCGATTTCATGGTATGCTATGAACAAATGGCTTGAAGGATTCGCTTATCGTATTCACATACACTGGTGGATGTTGATTTCAGGGGGAACGGTGGTAATTGTCATTGCATTACTCACCATTAGTTTCCAGGCATTCAGGGCTGCATCCGCAAGGCCGGTAGAGAGCTTAAAAGTGGAGTAG
- a CDS encoding DUF3788 family protein, protein MESQLLREQDVYPSESVIKQALGASYAVFAELEKTITSNTFALVPEWNYYKDGKAWLCKVLYKKKTVFWLSVWPGFFKVSFYFTEKNRDVIPSLSVDMDIKEAFMQAKPIGRLIPLTVNVSRKEQISDLLKLVECKKNLK, encoded by the coding sequence ATGGAAAGCCAACTCCTCAGAGAACAGGATGTATATCCTTCGGAAAGCGTTATAAAGCAAGCCCTTGGGGCTAGTTATGCCGTATTTGCCGAACTTGAAAAAACAATAACCAGCAATACGTTTGCATTAGTACCCGAATGGAACTATTATAAAGACGGTAAGGCCTGGCTCTGTAAAGTATTATATAAAAAAAAGACTGTCTTCTGGCTGTCGGTATGGCCGGGTTTCTTCAAAGTATCCTTCTATTTCACGGAGAAGAACCGCGATGTGATTCCAAGCTTATCTGTTGATATGGATATAAAGGAAGCTTTCATGCAAGCAAAGCCTATTGGAAGATTAATACCATTAACCGTTAATGTTAGTCGAAAAGAACAAATAAGCGATTTGCTAAAACTGGTTGAATGCAAGAAAAATCTGAAATAG
- a CDS encoding WD40/YVTN/BNR-like repeat-containing protein, with protein MRYFFLFLISLCFSILEAQTIRQVESGYKSSIRAVSVVNPSIVWLSGSNGNFARSTDGGKSWKWTQLKQYKSNDFRGIKAFSAKRAVLMSSGTPGLILYTEDGGLSWTEAYRNDSKDIFLDGISFYNDREGLAYGDPINGKMQLLRTGNGGKTWVNISENLQVKLAEGEASFAASNTGITTHRDGKTWIITGGSQSRVFYSADKGGHWEVSVCPVIQGGESRGPFSVAFYAHKHGIVVGGDYKIDTLRNKNLVLTQDGGRTWKEPLIRPWGFRSCVVYMNARLLIATGTSGTDLSQDGGFTWTNISKDGYHVVAALKDGKTAILAGGDGRIALLDL; from the coding sequence ATGAGATACTTTTTTCTTTTTCTGATTTCTCTGTGTTTTTCAATCTTGGAAGCGCAAACTATCCGGCAAGTTGAAAGTGGTTATAAGAGCAGTATACGTGCCGTCAGTGTGGTGAATCCGTCGATAGTATGGCTGAGCGGCAGTAACGGCAATTTTGCGAGGAGCACTGATGGAGGAAAGAGCTGGAAATGGACTCAGCTGAAGCAATACAAGTCAAACGATTTCAGAGGAATAAAGGCCTTTTCTGCTAAACGTGCGGTGCTGATGAGCTCGGGAACACCGGGACTTATTCTCTATACCGAAGATGGTGGGCTTAGCTGGACGGAGGCATACCGTAATGATTCAAAAGACATTTTTCTGGATGGAATCAGCTTTTATAATGACCGTGAGGGCCTGGCTTATGGCGATCCTATCAACGGAAAGATGCAGCTGTTAAGGACGGGCAACGGTGGAAAAACCTGGGTAAATATTTCAGAAAACCTACAGGTCAAACTGGCCGAAGGAGAAGCCAGTTTTGCGGCAAGCAATACGGGAATTACAACACATCGCGACGGGAAAACCTGGATCATTACCGGAGGAAGCCAGTCCCGGGTATTCTATTCGGCCGATAAAGGGGGACATTGGGAGGTTTCTGTCTGCCCTGTCATTCAGGGCGGTGAATCTCGCGGTCCTTTTTCTGTTGCATTCTACGCTCATAAACACGGTATTGTGGTTGGCGGCGACTATAAGATTGATACCCTAAGAAACAAAAACCTCGTATTAACGCAAGATGGTGGCAGAACGTGGAAGGAACCTCTTATCCGACCCTGGGGCTTCCGCTCGTGCGTTGTTTACATGAATGCCCGGCTATTGATAGCAACCGGCACATCGGGTACCGATCTATCTCAAGATGGAGGTTTTACGTGGACAAATATTTCAAAAGATGGTTATCACGTAGTCGCTGCGCTTAAGGACGGAAAAACAGCAATTCTCGCGGGAGGCGACGGACGAATTGCCTTGCTGGACCTTTAA